In Drosophila santomea strain STO CAGO 1482 chromosome 3L, Prin_Dsan_1.1, whole genome shotgun sequence, a single window of DNA contains:
- the LOC120450269 gene encoding protein phosphatase inhibitor 2 isoform X1, with translation MEALKHVEVKAEATKASDGQWGVAGGLLAAVAAQWVAMSTPPRARGFGATCAIIIWRTSRFQCLLFGYCRRDSRLTSSSSSNSSSSNRNNNIQIHEIINDSPSPPDVTQIPRMQNNPSPQLPCKGILKTSRSFDKSGASFRKSAKFDELNVMQTFHPADKDYGHMKIDEPKTPYNYTEGFDENRDELDTELLVEKLRIAANTQPSIESIEDEGSSGDDQPLSEEERQRRREFERRRKAHYREFEAVKLARKLIQEEDDDDDDEDKGADSRPSGSAQGASSSGRFASSSAKKSSSQADSSTSPSTSAGQNMDLEPSNN, from the exons ATGGAGGCGCTGAAGCATGTGGAGGTGAAGGCGGAGGCCACCAAGGCGTCAGATGGCCAATGGGGCGTTGCTGGGGGATTGCTGGCTGCAGTGGCCGCCCAGTGGGTGGCAATGTCAACCCCTCCAAGGGCACGAGGTTTCGGCGCGACCTGTGCCATTATAATCTGGCGAACATCGCGATTTCAGTGCCTGTTGTTCGGCTACTGCCGCCGTGATTCACGAttgaccagcagcagcagtagcaacagtagcagcagcaacagaaacaacaacattcaAATCCACGAAATCATCAATGACTCCCCATCACCGCCTGAC GTAACACAGATACCCAGGATGCAGAACAATCCCAGCCCACAGCTACCCTGCAAGGGTATACTCAAGACTTCGCGCAGCTTCGACAAGTCAGGAGCCAG ttttcgCAAAAGTGCCAAGTTCGATGAGCTGAACGTGATGCAGACCTTCCATCCGGCCGACAAGGACTACGGACACATGAAAATCGATGAGCCCAAGACGCCGTACAACTACACGGAGGGCTTCGACGAGAACAGGGACGAGCTGGACACGGAGTTGCTAGTGGAGAA ACTCCGCATAGCGGCTAACACACAGCCGTCGATAGAGAGCATCGAGGATGAAGGTTCCTCCGGTGATGACCAGCCCCTTAGCGAAGAGGAGCGAC AACGCCGACGCGAGTTTGAGCGACGTCGCAAGGCCCACTATCGCGAGTTTGAGGCCGTTAAGCTGGCAAGGAAGCTGATccaggaggaggacgacgacgatgacgacgaggacAAGGGCGCGGATAGCCGGCCCTCGGGCTCGGCACAGGGCGCTTCCAGTTCCGGACGCTTCGCGAGCAGTTCGGCAAAAAAGTCGAGCTCCCAAGCTGACTCCTCCACATCCCCGTCTACCAGCGCCGGCCAGAACATGGACCTGGAGCCATCGAACAACTAG
- the LOC120450269 gene encoding protein phosphatase inhibitor 2 isoform X2: MQNNPSPQLPCKGILKTSRSFDKSGASFRKSAKFDELNVMQTFHPADKDYGHMKIDEPKTPYNYTEGFDENRDELDTELLVEKLRIAANTQPSIESIEDEGSSGDDQPLSEEERQRRREFERRRKAHYREFEAVKLARKLIQEEDDDDDDEDKGADSRPSGSAQGASSSGRFASSSAKKSSSQADSSTSPSTSAGQNMDLEPSNN, encoded by the exons ATGCAGAACAATCCCAGCCCACAGCTACCCTGCAAGGGTATACTCAAGACTTCGCGCAGCTTCGACAAGTCAGGAGCCAG ttttcgCAAAAGTGCCAAGTTCGATGAGCTGAACGTGATGCAGACCTTCCATCCGGCCGACAAGGACTACGGACACATGAAAATCGATGAGCCCAAGACGCCGTACAACTACACGGAGGGCTTCGACGAGAACAGGGACGAGCTGGACACGGAGTTGCTAGTGGAGAA ACTCCGCATAGCGGCTAACACACAGCCGTCGATAGAGAGCATCGAGGATGAAGGTTCCTCCGGTGATGACCAGCCCCTTAGCGAAGAGGAGCGAC AACGCCGACGCGAGTTTGAGCGACGTCGCAAGGCCCACTATCGCGAGTTTGAGGCCGTTAAGCTGGCAAGGAAGCTGATccaggaggaggacgacgacgatgacgacgaggacAAGGGCGCGGATAGCCGGCCCTCGGGCTCGGCACAGGGCGCTTCCAGTTCCGGACGCTTCGCGAGCAGTTCGGCAAAAAAGTCGAGCTCCCAAGCTGACTCCTCCACATCCCCGTCTACCAGCGCCGGCCAGAACATGGACCTGGAGCCATCGAACAACTAG